From one Pempheris klunzingeri isolate RE-2024b chromosome 5, fPemKlu1.hap1, whole genome shotgun sequence genomic stretch:
- the nr2f2 gene encoding COUP transcription factor 2 isoform X1, whose protein sequence is MAMVVWRGSQDDVADTQGTLSSQTQGGLSLPTPQPGQLNLTASQVAPPTPQTPVQGPPNNTQSTPTNQTTQQPEKQSQHIECVVCGDKSSGKHYGQFTCEGCKSFFKRSVRRNLTYTCRANRNCPIDQHHRNQCQYCRLKKCLKVGMRREVSLFTAAVQRGRVPPTQPHHGQFALTNGDPLHCHSYLSGYISLLLRAEPYPTSRYGSQCMQPNNIMGIENICELAARMLFSAVEWARNIPFFPDLQITDQVALLRLTWSELFVLNAAQCSMPLHVAPLLAAAGLHASPMSADRVVAFMDHIRIFQEQVEKLKALHVDSAEYSCLKAIVLFTTDACGLSDVAHVESLQEKSQCALEEYVRSQYPNQPTRFGKLLLRLPSLRTVSSSVIEQLFFVRLVGKTPIETLIRDMLLSGSSFNWPYMSIQ, encoded by the exons ATGGCAATGGTAGTGTGGAGAGGCTCCCAGGACGATGTGGCTGACACCCAAGGCACCCTTTCCTCGCAAACCCAAGGAGGACTATCTCTTCCCACCCCTCAACCAGGCCAGTTGAATCTGACAGCCTCTCAGGTCGCCCCTCCGACCCCTCAGACTCCGGTCCAAGGACCCCCGAACAACACACAGTCCACGCCGACGAACCAGACGACGCAGCAGCCGGAGAAACAGTCACAGCACATTGAATGTGTGGTCTGTGGGGATAAATCTAGTGGCAAACACTATGGCCAGTTTACTTGCGAGGGGTGCAAAAGCTTCTTCAAACGGAGCGTACGACGGAACCTCACTTACACATGCCGTGCCAACAGGAATTGTCCAATCGACCAACACCACCGCAATCAGTGTCAGTACTGCCGCCTCAAAAAATGCCTCAAAGTCGGCATGAGACGGGAAG tttctctttttactgcAGCCGTGCAAAGGGGACGGGTGCCACCCACACAGCCACACCACGGTCAGTTCGCCTTGACAAATGGAGACCCACTGCACTGCCATTCCTACTTATCCGGATATATCTCTCTTCTGTTGAGAGCGGAGCCCTACCCGACGTCCCGGTATGGCAGTCAATGCATGCAGCCCAACAACATAATGGGCATCGAGAACATTTGTGAACTAGCAGCCAGGATGCTCTTCAGCGCCGTGGAGTGGGCCAGGAATATTCCCTTCTTTCCAGACCTTCAGATCACCGACCAGGTGGCTCTGCTGAGGTTGACGTGGAGTGAGTTATTTGTGCTCAACGCCGCGCAGTGCTCCATGCCCCTGCATGTGGCTCCTCTCCTGGCGGCGGCTGGCCTTCACGCCTCCCCCATGTCTGCGGACAGAGTGGTGGCCTTTATGGACCACATTAGGATCTTCCAAGAACAAGTGGAAAAGCTCAAGGCTTTGCACGTTGACTCTGCTGAATATAGCTGCTTAAAGGCAATTGTGCTCTTCACCACAG ATGCTTGTGGCCTCTCAGATGTGGCCCATGTGGAAAGTTTGCAGGAGAAGTCCCAGTGCGCCCTGGAGGAATATGTCCGGAGCCAGTATCCCAACCAGCCAACACGGTTTGGGAAGTTGTTACTCCGCTTGCCTTCCCTCCGCACAGTCTCTTCCTCGGTCATAGAACAGTTATTTTTCGTCCGATTGGTAGGTAAAACCCCAATTGAAACTCTCATCAGGGATATGTTGCTTTCGGGGAGCAGTTTTAACTGGCCTTACATGTCAATTCAGTAA
- the nr2f2 gene encoding COUP transcription factor 2 isoform X2 yields the protein MAMVVWRGSQDDVADTQGTLSSQTQGGLSLPTPQPGQLNLTASQVAPPTPQTPVQGPPNNTQSTPTNQTTQQPEKQSQHIECVVCGDKSSGKHYGQFTCEGCKSFFKRSVRRNLTYTCRANRNCPIDQHHRNQCQYCRLKKCLKVGMRREAVQRGRVPPTQPHHGQFALTNGDPLHCHSYLSGYISLLLRAEPYPTSRYGSQCMQPNNIMGIENICELAARMLFSAVEWARNIPFFPDLQITDQVALLRLTWSELFVLNAAQCSMPLHVAPLLAAAGLHASPMSADRVVAFMDHIRIFQEQVEKLKALHVDSAEYSCLKAIVLFTTDACGLSDVAHVESLQEKSQCALEEYVRSQYPNQPTRFGKLLLRLPSLRTVSSSVIEQLFFVRLVGKTPIETLIRDMLLSGSSFNWPYMSIQ from the exons ATGGCAATGGTAGTGTGGAGAGGCTCCCAGGACGATGTGGCTGACACCCAAGGCACCCTTTCCTCGCAAACCCAAGGAGGACTATCTCTTCCCACCCCTCAACCAGGCCAGTTGAATCTGACAGCCTCTCAGGTCGCCCCTCCGACCCCTCAGACTCCGGTCCAAGGACCCCCGAACAACACACAGTCCACGCCGACGAACCAGACGACGCAGCAGCCGGAGAAACAGTCACAGCACATTGAATGTGTGGTCTGTGGGGATAAATCTAGTGGCAAACACTATGGCCAGTTTACTTGCGAGGGGTGCAAAAGCTTCTTCAAACGGAGCGTACGACGGAACCTCACTTACACATGCCGTGCCAACAGGAATTGTCCAATCGACCAACACCACCGCAATCAGTGTCAGTACTGCCGCCTCAAAAAATGCCTCAAAGTCGGCATGAGACGGGAAG CCGTGCAAAGGGGACGGGTGCCACCCACACAGCCACACCACGGTCAGTTCGCCTTGACAAATGGAGACCCACTGCACTGCCATTCCTACTTATCCGGATATATCTCTCTTCTGTTGAGAGCGGAGCCCTACCCGACGTCCCGGTATGGCAGTCAATGCATGCAGCCCAACAACATAATGGGCATCGAGAACATTTGTGAACTAGCAGCCAGGATGCTCTTCAGCGCCGTGGAGTGGGCCAGGAATATTCCCTTCTTTCCAGACCTTCAGATCACCGACCAGGTGGCTCTGCTGAGGTTGACGTGGAGTGAGTTATTTGTGCTCAACGCCGCGCAGTGCTCCATGCCCCTGCATGTGGCTCCTCTCCTGGCGGCGGCTGGCCTTCACGCCTCCCCCATGTCTGCGGACAGAGTGGTGGCCTTTATGGACCACATTAGGATCTTCCAAGAACAAGTGGAAAAGCTCAAGGCTTTGCACGTTGACTCTGCTGAATATAGCTGCTTAAAGGCAATTGTGCTCTTCACCACAG ATGCTTGTGGCCTCTCAGATGTGGCCCATGTGGAAAGTTTGCAGGAGAAGTCCCAGTGCGCCCTGGAGGAATATGTCCGGAGCCAGTATCCCAACCAGCCAACACGGTTTGGGAAGTTGTTACTCCGCTTGCCTTCCCTCCGCACAGTCTCTTCCTCGGTCATAGAACAGTTATTTTTCGTCCGATTGGTAGGTAAAACCCCAATTGAAACTCTCATCAGGGATATGTTGCTTTCGGGGAGCAGTTTTAACTGGCCTTACATGTCAATTCAGTAA